From the Sebastes fasciatus isolate fSebFas1 chromosome 3, fSebFas1.pri, whole genome shotgun sequence genome, one window contains:
- the LOC141765299 gene encoding E3 ubiquitin-protein ligase TRIM21-like isoform X2, with protein sequence MAAANNLLSEDQFLCSICLDVFTDPVSTPCGHNFCKNCITEHWNISHRCQCPICKEAFTTRPNLRVNTFISEMVVHSSEQQVSKPGEVPCDFCTGTKLKALKSCLVCLASYCETHLEPHLTASRLKRHQLIDPVENLEDRMCTKHDKPLELFCKTDQTCVCMLCLVLDHKTHEFVPLKDEYDGQKAELGKTEAEIQQMIQKRRLKIQEIKHSVDLSEEDADREIAEGVQVFTALKESVERGQANLINTIKEKQKTTEKQAEAFIKELEQEISELTKRRAEVEQLSRSEDQLHLLQSVQSLKAAPPTKDWTEVSVRPSYEGTVRRAVAQLEETLSKDMKKLVTAELKRVQQYAVDVTLDPDTAHPDLILSDDGKQVNYGDVRKNLPDNPERFSYCVFVLGKQSFSSGRFYFEVQVKGKTKWTLGVARESINRKGNITRRPQDGYWTIWLRNVNEYKALAGPDISLSLKSQPQKVGVFVDYEEGLVSFYDVDAAALIYSFIGCCFTEKLFPFFCPGLNYGGKNSAPLIISPVNQAE encoded by the exons ATGGCTGCTGCCAACAATCTGCTAtctgaagatcagtttctgtgctccatctgtctggatgtgttcactgatccagtcagtacaccatgtggacacaacttctgcaaaaactgcatcACTGAACACTGGAATATTAGTCACAGGTGCCAGTGTCCGATTTGTAAAGAGGCTTTTACCACAAGACCTAATTTGAGGGTCAACAccttcatctctgagatggttgttca cagctcagagcaacaagtgtccaaaccaggagaagttcccTGTGACTTCTGCACAGGAACCAAACTAaaggccctgaagtcctgcctggtgtgtctggcctcctactgtgagactcacctggagcctcatctgacagcttcacgtctgaaaagacatcagctgatcgaccctgtggagaacctggaagacaggatgtgtacgaagcacgataaacctctggagctgttctgtaagaccgaccagacatgtgtctgcatgctctgcCTCGTTTTAGACCACAAGACACATGAGTTTGTTCCTCTGAAAGATGAATATGACGGACAGAAGGCCGAGCTGgggaagacagaggctgaaatccagcagatgatccagaagagacgactgaagattcaggagatcaaacactcagttgacctcagtgaggaagatgcagacagagagatagcagaaggtgttcaggtcttcactgctctgaaggagtctgttgagAGAGGCCAGGCCAATCTCATCAACacgatcaaagagaagcagaaaacaacagaaaaacaggccgaagctttcatcaaagagctggaacaggaaatctctgagctgacGAAGAGAAGGGCTGAAGTGGAGCAGCTCTCACGCTCTGAAGATCAActccatcttctccagagtgtccagtccctgaaagctgctccacccacCAAGGACTGGACAGAGGTCAGCGTCCGTCCATCATATGAGGGGACTGTGAGGAGAGCTGtggctcagctggaggagacactCAGTAAAGACATGAAGAAGCTGGTTACAGCTGAGCTGAAGAGGGTCCAGCAGTATGCAGTAGATGTGACACTTGATCCTGATACAGCTCATCCTgatctcatcctgtctgatgatgggAAACAAGTGAATTATGGTGATGTGAGgaagaatctcccagacaacccagagagattttcctattgtgtttttgttttaggaaagcagagtttctcttcaggcaGATTTTACTTTGAGGTTCAAGTTAAAGGAAAGACTAAATGGACTttaggagtggccagagagtcgatcaacaggaagggaaACATCACAAGGAGACCACAGGATGGTTACTGGACTATATGGTTGAGAAATGTAAATGAGTACAAAGCTCTTGCTGGCCCTGATatcagtctctctctgaagtctcagcctcagaaggtgggggtgtttgtggattatgaggagggtctggtctccttttatgacgtagatgctgcagctcttatctactcTTTTAttggctgctgcttcactgagaaactcttcccattCTTCTGTCCTGGTCTTAATTATGGTggtaaaaactctgcccctctgatcatctctcctgtcaatcaAGCTGAGTAG
- the LOC141765299 gene encoding E3 ubiquitin-protein ligase TRIM21-like isoform X1, giving the protein MAAANNLLSEDQFLCSICLDVFTDPVSTPCGHNFCKNCITEHWNISHRCQCPICKEAFTTRPNLRVNTFISEMVVQFRQSAQQKTSSSSSEQQVSKPGEVPCDFCTGTKLKALKSCLVCLASYCETHLEPHLTASRLKRHQLIDPVENLEDRMCTKHDKPLELFCKTDQTCVCMLCLVLDHKTHEFVPLKDEYDGQKAELGKTEAEIQQMIQKRRLKIQEIKHSVDLSEEDADREIAEGVQVFTALKESVERGQANLINTIKEKQKTTEKQAEAFIKELEQEISELTKRRAEVEQLSRSEDQLHLLQSVQSLKAAPPTKDWTEVSVRPSYEGTVRRAVAQLEETLSKDMKKLVTAELKRVQQYAVDVTLDPDTAHPDLILSDDGKQVNYGDVRKNLPDNPERFSYCVFVLGKQSFSSGRFYFEVQVKGKTKWTLGVARESINRKGNITRRPQDGYWTIWLRNVNEYKALAGPDISLSLKSQPQKVGVFVDYEEGLVSFYDVDAAALIYSFIGCCFTEKLFPFFCPGLNYGGKNSAPLIISPVNQAE; this is encoded by the coding sequence ATGGCTGCTGCCAACAATCTGCTAtctgaagatcagtttctgtgctccatctgtctggatgtgttcactgatccagtcagtacaccatgtggacacaacttctgcaaaaactgcatcACTGAACACTGGAATATTAGTCACAGGTGCCAGTGTCCGATTTGTAAAGAGGCTTTTACCACAAGACCTAATTTGAGGGTCAACAccttcatctctgagatggttgttcagttcagacagtcagctcaacagaaaaccagcagcagcagctcagagcaacaagtgtccaaaccaggagaagttcccTGTGACTTCTGCACAGGAACCAAACTAaaggccctgaagtcctgcctggtgtgtctggcctcctactgtgagactcacctggagcctcatctgacagcttcacgtctgaaaagacatcagctgatcgaccctgtggagaacctggaagacaggatgtgtacgaagcacgataaacctctggagctgttctgtaagaccgaccagacatgtgtctgcatgctctgcCTCGTTTTAGACCACAAGACACATGAGTTTGTTCCTCTGAAAGATGAATATGACGGACAGAAGGCCGAGCTGgggaagacagaggctgaaatccagcagatgatccagaagagacgactgaagattcaggagatcaaacactcagttgacctcagtgaggaagatgcagacagagagatagcagaaggtgttcaggtcttcactgctctgaaggagtctgttgagAGAGGCCAGGCCAATCTCATCAACacgatcaaagagaagcagaaaacaacagaaaaacaggccgaagctttcatcaaagagctggaacaggaaatctctgagctgacGAAGAGAAGGGCTGAAGTGGAGCAGCTCTCACGCTCTGAAGATCAActccatcttctccagagtgtccagtccctgaaagctgctccacccacCAAGGACTGGACAGAGGTCAGCGTCCGTCCATCATATGAGGGGACTGTGAGGAGAGCTGtggctcagctggaggagacactCAGTAAAGACATGAAGAAGCTGGTTACAGCTGAGCTGAAGAGGGTCCAGCAGTATGCAGTAGATGTGACACTTGATCCTGATACAGCTCATCCTgatctcatcctgtctgatgatgggAAACAAGTGAATTATGGTGATGTGAGgaagaatctcccagacaacccagagagattttcctattgtgtttttgttttaggaaagcagagtttctcttcaggcaGATTTTACTTTGAGGTTCAAGTTAAAGGAAAGACTAAATGGACTttaggagtggccagagagtcgatcaacaggaagggaaACATCACAAGGAGACCACAGGATGGTTACTGGACTATATGGTTGAGAAATGTAAATGAGTACAAAGCTCTTGCTGGCCCTGATatcagtctctctctgaagtctcagcctcagaaggtgggggtgtttgtggattatgaggagggtctggtctccttttatgacgtagatgctgcagctcttatctactcTTTTAttggctgctgcttcactgagaaactcttcccattCTTCTGTCCTGGTCTTAATTATGGTggtaaaaactctgcccctctgatcatctctcctgtcaatcaAGCTGAGTAG
- the LOC141765299 gene encoding E3 ubiquitin-protein ligase TRIM21-like isoform X3 produces the protein MAAANNLLSEDQFLCSICLDVFTDPVSTPCGHNFCKNCITEHWNISHRCQCPICKEAFTTRPNLRVNTFISEMVVQFRQSAQQKTSSSSSEQQVSKPGEVPCDFCTGTKLKALKSCLVCLASYCETHLEPHLTASRLKRHQLIDPVENLEDRMCTKHDKPLELFCKTDQTCVCMLCLVLDHKTHEFVPLKDEYDGQKAELGKTEAEIQQMIQKRRLKIQEIKHSVDLKKQAEAFIKELEQEISELTKRRAEVEQLSRSEDQLHLLQSVQSLKAAPPTKDWTEVSVRPSYEGTVRRAVAQLEETLSKDMKKLVTAELKRVQQYAVDVTLDPDTAHPDLILSDDGKQVNYGDVRKNLPDNPERFSYCVFVLGKQSFSSGRFYFEVQVKGKTKWTLGVARESINRKGNITRRPQDGYWTIWLRNVNEYKALAGPDISLSLKSQPQKVGVFVDYEEGLVSFYDVDAAALIYSFIGCCFTEKLFPFFCPGLNYGGKNSAPLIISPVNQAE, from the exons ATGGCTGCTGCCAACAATCTGCTAtctgaagatcagtttctgtgctccatctgtctggatgtgttcactgatccagtcagtacaccatgtggacacaacttctgcaaaaactgcatcACTGAACACTGGAATATTAGTCACAGGTGCCAGTGTCCGATTTGTAAAGAGGCTTTTACCACAAGACCTAATTTGAGGGTCAACAccttcatctctgagatggttgttcagttcagacagtcagctcaacagaaaaccagcagcagcagctcagagcaacaagtgtccaaaccaggagaagttcccTGTGACTTCTGCACAGGAACCAAACTAaaggccctgaagtcctgcctggtgtgtctggcctcctactgtgagactcacctggagcctcatctgacagcttcacgtctgaaaagacatcagctgatcgaccctgtggagaacctggaagacaggatgtgtacgaagcacgataaacctctggagctgttctgtaagaccgaccagacatgtgtctgcatgctctgcCTCGTTTTAGACCACAAGACACATGAGTTTGTTCCTCTGAAAGATGAATATGACGGACAGAAGGCCGAGCTGgggaagacagaggctgaaatccagcagatgatccagaagagacgactgaagattcaggagatcaaacactcagttgacctca aaaaacaggccgaagctttcatcaaagagctggaacaggaaatctctgagctgacGAAGAGAAGGGCTGAAGTGGAGCAGCTCTCACGCTCTGAAGATCAActccatcttctccagagtgtccagtccctgaaagctgctccacccacCAAGGACTGGACAGAGGTCAGCGTCCGTCCATCATATGAGGGGACTGTGAGGAGAGCTGtggctcagctggaggagacactCAGTAAAGACATGAAGAAGCTGGTTACAGCTGAGCTGAAGAGGGTCCAGCAGTATGCAGTAGATGTGACACTTGATCCTGATACAGCTCATCCTgatctcatcctgtctgatgatgggAAACAAGTGAATTATGGTGATGTGAGgaagaatctcccagacaacccagagagattttcctattgtgtttttgttttaggaaagcagagtttctcttcaggcaGATTTTACTTTGAGGTTCAAGTTAAAGGAAAGACTAAATGGACTttaggagtggccagagagtcgatcaacaggaagggaaACATCACAAGGAGACCACAGGATGGTTACTGGACTATATGGTTGAGAAATGTAAATGAGTACAAAGCTCTTGCTGGCCCTGATatcagtctctctctgaagtctcagcctcagaaggtgggggtgtttgtggattatgaggagggtctggtctccttttatgacgtagatgctgcagctcttatctactcTTTTAttggctgctgcttcactgagaaactcttcccattCTTCTGTCCTGGTCTTAATTATGGTggtaaaaactctgcccctctgatcatctctcctgtcaatcaAGCTGAGTAG
- the LOC141765300 gene encoding E3 ubiquitin-protein ligase TRIM39-like isoform X2: protein MAAASNLQSEDQFLCSICLDVFIDPVSIPCGHNFCKNCITEHWNTNDRCQCPMCKEAFTIRPDLRINTFISEMVVHSSEQQVSKPGEVPCDVCTGTKLKALKSCLVCLASYCETHLEPHLTASRLKRHQLIDPVENLEDRMCTKHDKPLELFCKTDQTCVCMLCHVVDHKMHDVVPLKEEYEGKKAELGKTEAEIQQMIQKRRLKIQEIKHSVDLSEEDADREIAEGVQVFTALKESVERGQANLINTIKEKQKTTEKQAEASIKELEQEISELTKRKTEVEQLKRSEDQLHLLQSVQSLKAAPPTKDWTEVSVRPSYEGTVRRAVAQLEETLSKEMKKLLEDELKRVQQYAVDVTLDPDTAHPDLILSDDGKQVNDSDMRKNLPDNPKRFSNYVNVLAKQSFSSGIFYFEVQVKGKTKWTLGVARESINRKGIIPLNPQDGYWTICLTNGNEYKAATGPPVSLSLKSQPQKMGVFVDYEEGLISFYDVDAAALIYSFTGCCFTEKLLPFFCPGVNDGGKNSAPLIISPVNQAE from the exons atggctgctgccagcaatctgcaatctgaagatcagtttctgtgctccatctgtctggatgtgttcatTGATCCAGTCAGTataccatgtggacacaacttctgcaaaaactgcatcACTGAACACTGGAATACTAATGACAGGTGCCAGTGTCCCATGTGTAAAGAGGCTTTTACCATAAGACCTGATTTGAGGATCAACAccttcatctctgagatggttgttca cagctcagagcaacaagtgtccaaaccaggagaagttccctgtgacgtctgcacaggaaccaaactgaaggccctgaagtcctgtctggtgtgtctggcctcctactgtgagactcacctggagcctcatctgacagcttcacgtctgaaaagacatcagctgattgaccctgtggagaacctggaagacaggatgtgtacgaagcacgataaacctctggagctgttctgtaagaccgaccagacatgtgtctgcatgctctgcCATGTTGTAGACCACAAGATGCATGATGttgttcctctgaaagaagaatatgaaggaaagaaggccgagctggggaagacagaggctgaaatccagcagatgatccagaagagacgactgaagattcaggagatcaaacactcagtcgacctcagtgaggaagatgcagacagagagatagcagaaggtgttcaggtcttcactgctctgaaggagtctgttgagAGAGGCCAGGCCAATCTCATCAACACaatcaaagagaagcagaaaacaacagaaaaacaggccgAAGCTTccatcaaagagctggaacaggaaatctctgagctgacGAAGAGAAAGACTGAAGTGGAGCAGCTCAAACGCTCTGAAGACCAActccatcttctccagagtgtccagtccctgaaagctgctccacccacCAAGGACTGGACAGAGGTCAGCGTCCGTCCATCGTATGAGGGGACTGTGAGGAGAGCTGtggctcagctggaggagacactcagtaaagagatgaagaagctgcTTGAAGATGAGCTGAAGAGGGTCCAGCAGTATGCAGTGGATGTGACTCTTGATCCTGATACAGCTCATCCTgatctcatcctgtctgatgatgggAAACAAGTGAATGATAGTGATATGAGgaagaatctcccagacaacccaAAGAGATTTTCTAATTATGTTAATGTCTTAgcaaagcagagtttctcttcaggcaTATTTTACTTTGAGGTTCAAGTTAAAGGAAAGACTAAATGGACTttaggagtggccagagagtcgatcaacaggaagggaaTCATCCCACTGAACCCTCAGGATGGTTACTGGACTATATGTTTGACAAATGGAAATGAGTACAAAGCTGCTACTGGCCCTccagtcagtctctctctgaagtctcagcCTCAGAAGatgggggtgtttgtggattatgaggagggtctgatctccttttatgacgtagatgctgcagctcttatctactcctttactggctgctgcttcactgagaaactcctcCCATTCTTCTGTCCTGGTGTTAATGATGGTggtaaaaactctgcccctctgatcatctctcctgtcaatcaAGCTGAGTAG
- the LOC141765300 gene encoding E3 ubiquitin-protein ligase TRIM39-like isoform X1, producing MAAASNLQSEDQFLCSICLDVFIDPVSIPCGHNFCKNCITEHWNTNDRCQCPMCKEAFTIRPDLRINTFISEMVVQFRQSAQQKTTSSSSEQQVSKPGEVPCDVCTGTKLKALKSCLVCLASYCETHLEPHLTASRLKRHQLIDPVENLEDRMCTKHDKPLELFCKTDQTCVCMLCHVVDHKMHDVVPLKEEYEGKKAELGKTEAEIQQMIQKRRLKIQEIKHSVDLSEEDADREIAEGVQVFTALKESVERGQANLINTIKEKQKTTEKQAEASIKELEQEISELTKRKTEVEQLKRSEDQLHLLQSVQSLKAAPPTKDWTEVSVRPSYEGTVRRAVAQLEETLSKEMKKLLEDELKRVQQYAVDVTLDPDTAHPDLILSDDGKQVNDSDMRKNLPDNPKRFSNYVNVLAKQSFSSGIFYFEVQVKGKTKWTLGVARESINRKGIIPLNPQDGYWTICLTNGNEYKAATGPPVSLSLKSQPQKMGVFVDYEEGLISFYDVDAAALIYSFTGCCFTEKLLPFFCPGVNDGGKNSAPLIISPVNQAE from the coding sequence atggctgctgccagcaatctgcaatctgaagatcagtttctgtgctccatctgtctggatgtgttcatTGATCCAGTCAGTataccatgtggacacaacttctgcaaaaactgcatcACTGAACACTGGAATACTAATGACAGGTGCCAGTGTCCCATGTGTAAAGAGGCTTTTACCATAAGACCTGATTTGAGGATCAACAccttcatctctgagatggttgttcagttcagacagtcagctcaacagaaaaccaccagcagcagctcagagcaacaagtgtccaaaccaggagaagttccctgtgacgtctgcacaggaaccaaactgaaggccctgaagtcctgtctggtgtgtctggcctcctactgtgagactcacctggagcctcatctgacagcttcacgtctgaaaagacatcagctgattgaccctgtggagaacctggaagacaggatgtgtacgaagcacgataaacctctggagctgttctgtaagaccgaccagacatgtgtctgcatgctctgcCATGTTGTAGACCACAAGATGCATGATGttgttcctctgaaagaagaatatgaaggaaagaaggccgagctggggaagacagaggctgaaatccagcagatgatccagaagagacgactgaagattcaggagatcaaacactcagtcgacctcagtgaggaagatgcagacagagagatagcagaaggtgttcaggtcttcactgctctgaaggagtctgttgagAGAGGCCAGGCCAATCTCATCAACACaatcaaagagaagcagaaaacaacagaaaaacaggccgAAGCTTccatcaaagagctggaacaggaaatctctgagctgacGAAGAGAAAGACTGAAGTGGAGCAGCTCAAACGCTCTGAAGACCAActccatcttctccagagtgtccagtccctgaaagctgctccacccacCAAGGACTGGACAGAGGTCAGCGTCCGTCCATCGTATGAGGGGACTGTGAGGAGAGCTGtggctcagctggaggagacactcagtaaagagatgaagaagctgcTTGAAGATGAGCTGAAGAGGGTCCAGCAGTATGCAGTGGATGTGACTCTTGATCCTGATACAGCTCATCCTgatctcatcctgtctgatgatgggAAACAAGTGAATGATAGTGATATGAGgaagaatctcccagacaacccaAAGAGATTTTCTAATTATGTTAATGTCTTAgcaaagcagagtttctcttcaggcaTATTTTACTTTGAGGTTCAAGTTAAAGGAAAGACTAAATGGACTttaggagtggccagagagtcgatcaacaggaagggaaTCATCCCACTGAACCCTCAGGATGGTTACTGGACTATATGTTTGACAAATGGAAATGAGTACAAAGCTGCTACTGGCCCTccagtcagtctctctctgaagtctcagcCTCAGAAGatgggggtgtttgtggattatgaggagggtctgatctccttttatgacgtagatgctgcagctcttatctactcctttactggctgctgcttcactgagaaactcctcCCATTCTTCTGTCCTGGTGTTAATGATGGTggtaaaaactctgcccctctgatcatctctcctgtcaatcaAGCTGAGTAG